Proteins encoded within one genomic window of Synechococcus sp. PCC 7335:
- a CDS encoding glycosyltransferase family 4 protein, which translates to MRIGFYSAMTGIPWGASEYLWSEAAQLLQRRGHTIGINFQRQWRCPAPLADLRSRGSNIFWRYGPIDQVRNKLTGELPWQKRHQQWLQKFSPDFFLISAGSHTDDVSIGSVAHQMGIPFATLVHSASTRNWIEGEALERYRQTYQHAQQCYFVSQENCDILEVHLAAALPQAQVVENPLKVSLTEPLPWPDSSQPWRLACVARLGCWQKGQDLILEVLKQPQWRDRAVEVTFWGQDHGNQRQLEDLITLYGLQSQVRFGGFSSPLDIWRHSHALLLPSRYEGMPMVTAEAMMCGRIAIVTNCGRNPEWVDEGDTGFLATPTVASLAEALERAWSCRHDWQAMGVLAAQRIRERYSPDPVTAFAEKLEG; encoded by the coding sequence ATGAGAATCGGATTTTACTCAGCGATGACGGGCATTCCTTGGGGGGCCAGCGAATATCTCTGGTCCGAGGCGGCTCAGCTGCTTCAGCGAAGAGGTCATACTATCGGCATCAACTTTCAGCGGCAGTGGCGGTGCCCTGCGCCACTAGCAGACTTGCGATCGCGTGGCAGTAACATCTTTTGGCGCTACGGTCCCATCGATCAGGTTCGCAACAAGCTAACGGGCGAACTACCCTGGCAAAAGCGCCATCAGCAGTGGCTACAGAAATTTTCACCTGACTTCTTTTTAATCTCTGCAGGCTCTCACACCGACGATGTCAGTATCGGCAGCGTTGCTCATCAAATGGGCATTCCGTTCGCCACCCTGGTTCATTCTGCCAGTACGCGCAACTGGATCGAGGGCGAGGCCTTGGAGCGCTACCGGCAGACCTATCAACACGCTCAGCAATGCTATTTCGTCTCGCAAGAAAATTGCGACATCCTAGAAGTTCACTTGGCCGCTGCCCTACCGCAGGCCCAGGTTGTAGAAAATCCTCTCAAGGTTAGCCTAACTGAGCCGCTACCTTGGCCTGACTCGTCTCAGCCTTGGCGTTTGGCCTGCGTTGCTCGGCTCGGCTGCTGGCAAAAAGGACAGGATCTCATCTTGGAAGTGTTAAAACAACCTCAGTGGCGCGATCGCGCTGTTGAAGTTACCTTTTGGGGTCAAGATCACGGCAATCAACGCCAGCTAGAGGATCTCATTACGCTGTACGGACTACAGTCTCAGGTTCGCTTTGGTGGCTTTTCATCGCCCCTCGATATCTGGCGTCACAGCCATGCGCTGCTGCTGCCATCTCGCTATGAGGGAATGCCAATGGTAACCGCTGAAGCCATGATGTGTGGACGCATTGCGATTGTGACCAACTGTGGTCGTAACCCCGAATGGGTCGATGAGGGAGACACTGGATTTTTGGCAACTCCAACAGTTGCCTCGCTTGCTGAGGCTCTAGAGAGAGCTTGGTCTTGTCGCCACGATTGGCAGGCAATGGGTGTGCTAGCAGCTCAGCGCATTCGTGAACGCTATAGCCCTGACCCGGTAACCGCATTTGCTGAAAAGCTTGAGGGTTAA
- a CDS encoding N-acetylneuraminate synthase family protein, which yields MIIDKDIKKYIVFSEDSIVNGLQKISDNKSRIIFSVTESGILEGIVTDGDFRRWLVNQTVIDLNQPIANVSNKYFKYCFADEARDKIQAGFSDQVEFIPLLDRNHRLVAIARSRPGGIQIGKFVINAQSPAFVIAEIGNNHNGSLDRAKVLIDAAVAAGADCAKFQMRHLASLYRNGGNPEDASEDLGSQYTLDLLNRFQLSTEEMFEAFDYCKQQGILPLCTPWDSESLKLLEGYGMPAYKVASADLTNHDLLTAIVKTGKPLICSTGMSTETEIRETVSLLKSLGGLYVLLHCNSTYPTPFKDVQLNYLDRLKELGDCPVGYSGHERGVHVAIAAVAKGAKVIEKHLTDDKTSEGNDHKVSLLPEEFKDLMTGIRQVESALGSADTRQMTQGESMNRETLAKSLVTKCDLAPGDVITAEMIDVRSPGQGLQPNRKAELIGLRIKRSIQAGDFFFPSDLHSEQVQARSYRFQRPWGIPVRYHDFGAIATKTNPSLLEFHLSYKDMEEELSQYFSHTYDLGLVVHSPELFANDHVLDLCSEQEPYRRQSVAYLQQVVDITQQIKPFFKSERPLIVTNVGGFTTDAPLSEAQRQKRYDTLVQSLSEVNAAGVEIIPQTMPPFPWHFGGQQYHNLFLNPQDIADFCRANGYRICFDVSHSKLACNHHDWSFQAFVEQVVPYTAHMHIADAKDVDGEGLPIGEGEIDFFALSRTLNQMDSTASFIPEIWQGHKNQGEGFWVALEKLEAQSEL from the coding sequence ATGATCATCGATAAAGATATCAAGAAGTACATTGTTTTTTCAGAAGACAGCATTGTCAACGGACTGCAAAAGATCAGCGACAACAAAAGCAGAATTATCTTTTCGGTCACTGAATCCGGCATCCTTGAAGGTATTGTCACAGATGGCGATTTTCGCCGCTGGCTGGTGAACCAAACGGTGATTGATCTCAATCAGCCTATCGCTAACGTCTCGAATAAGTATTTCAAGTATTGTTTTGCCGACGAAGCGCGTGACAAGATTCAAGCGGGTTTCTCCGATCAAGTCGAGTTCATTCCCCTTCTAGATCGAAATCACCGCCTAGTGGCGATCGCCCGTAGCCGTCCGGGAGGCATTCAGATTGGTAAGTTTGTGATCAACGCTCAGTCACCTGCGTTTGTGATTGCTGAAATTGGGAACAACCACAATGGCAGTTTGGATAGAGCTAAGGTTCTCATTGATGCAGCGGTTGCGGCAGGGGCTGACTGTGCCAAGTTTCAGATGCGGCACTTGGCCTCGCTCTATCGCAATGGGGGCAATCCTGAGGACGCTAGTGAAGATCTCGGATCGCAGTACACGCTAGATCTGTTAAACCGATTCCAGCTGAGTACTGAGGAGATGTTCGAGGCATTTGACTACTGCAAGCAGCAGGGTATTCTACCGCTTTGTACGCCCTGGGATTCCGAAAGCTTGAAGCTGCTGGAGGGATACGGCATGCCAGCTTATAAGGTCGCTTCGGCCGATCTGACCAACCACGACCTGCTCACTGCGATCGTCAAAACGGGCAAGCCGCTCATTTGTTCGACTGGAATGTCTACTGAGACAGAGATTAGGGAAACAGTCAGCTTGCTCAAGTCGCTAGGAGGTCTGTATGTACTGCTGCACTGCAACTCTACCTATCCAACCCCCTTCAAAGACGTTCAGCTCAACTATCTAGATCGATTAAAAGAGCTCGGAGACTGTCCGGTAGGATATTCCGGTCATGAGCGAGGGGTGCATGTGGCGATCGCAGCGGTTGCCAAAGGTGCAAAGGTCATTGAAAAACACCTAACCGACGATAAAACATCCGAGGGGAACGACCACAAGGTCAGTTTGTTGCCAGAAGAATTCAAGGATCTGATGACAGGAATTCGCCAGGTTGAATCGGCCCTTGGGTCGGCCGACACGCGTCAGATGACTCAAGGTGAAAGCATGAATCGCGAAACCTTGGCTAAGAGTCTGGTGACTAAGTGCGACTTAGCACCAGGGGATGTGATCACAGCTGAGATGATCGATGTCAGAAGTCCTGGTCAGGGGCTACAGCCCAATCGCAAGGCTGAACTCATCGGTCTACGGATTAAGCGATCAATACAGGCAGGAGACTTTTTCTTTCCGAGCGACTTGCACTCTGAGCAGGTTCAGGCTCGGTCTTATCGCTTTCAACGGCCCTGGGGTATTCCCGTGCGCTATCACGATTTTGGTGCGATCGCGACGAAAACTAATCCATCCTTACTGGAGTTTCACCTCAGCTATAAGGATATGGAGGAGGAACTGAGTCAGTACTTCAGCCACACCTACGATTTAGGGCTGGTAGTTCACAGCCCCGAGCTGTTTGCTAATGACCATGTCTTAGACCTGTGCTCAGAACAGGAACCCTACCGCCGCCAGTCGGTGGCATACCTGCAGCAGGTGGTCGACATCACCCAGCAGATCAAGCCGTTCTTTAAGTCAGAACGACCGCTGATCGTGACTAACGTCGGCGGATTCACCACTGATGCGCCTCTATCAGAAGCGCAACGCCAAAAGCGCTACGACACTCTGGTTCAGAGCCTATCCGAGGTGAATGCAGCCGGGGTCGAAATCATCCCCCAAACTATGCCGCCTTTTCCATGGCACTTTGGCGGACAGCAGTATCACAATCTCTTTCTTAACCCGCAAGATATTGCCGATTTCTGCAGGGCAAACGGCTACCGCATCTGCTTCGATGTGTCCCATTCAAAGCTCGCCTGCAACCATCACGACTGGTCATTTCAGGCGTTTGTCGAGCAGGTCGTCCCTTACACTGCTCACATGCACATCGCTGATGCCAAGGACGTTGATGGCGAAGGGCTGCCCATTGGAGAGGGTGAAATCGACTTTTTTGCTTTATCGAGAACCCTCAACCAAATGGACTCAACCGCCTCGTTCATCCCCGAGATCTGGCAGGGACACAAGAATCAAGGTGAAGGTTTTTGGGTCGCCCTAGAAAAACTAGAGGCCCAATCTGAACTTTGA
- a CDS encoding glycosyltransferase, producing the protein MLANFNFPNRGVAEAFAKAQIVLYQASPHFQHYFYSLQKHVSFDTSPQAEVLASPWTPIATLARTAQSLSELAPRRHYRVDVLFCGIWLWTRRQEDKLVVRLLQNLLEQGASVLCLLHKGTSDRIKQQLQSVVEPVALDRLHFLDPAGRLGRLDARFELGTSRHRAHADFNHAQQLLAPHGIQIQASALPEFEWAAARLIEWEAWAPFIEFETALVRCHWLPLCSAVAHTALARQKKAVTLQQGVIGHSLDVPIIAHQYLCFGSSSKRMSSEMDSAFAEATGRSPVCEDYVPVGSLFDPILDLSDNFSRRTVLVLDQSTRWANHLYGLEEQTAALIELVTLLCEASALHKVIIRPHPASTDSRQWQQLAARFPKRCEISPTNQSLADDFGRAAIAVSLFSGASVTAAASGLPSFFLKTANGYYTRDLACCNDQFLDVESLRRTIEQLCTDKETYRSWQRRCRQNASAYYDKNQVCQFEPELMRKILAKAG; encoded by the coding sequence GTGCTAGCCAACTTTAATTTTCCTAATCGAGGTGTTGCCGAAGCCTTTGCTAAGGCGCAGATTGTGCTATATCAAGCTTCCCCTCATTTTCAACACTATTTCTACAGTCTTCAGAAGCACGTTAGCTTCGATACAAGTCCCCAAGCTGAAGTCCTAGCATCACCATGGACGCCAATAGCGACGTTAGCTCGCACCGCTCAATCGCTGAGCGAACTGGCGCCTAGGCGCCATTACCGAGTTGATGTGTTGTTTTGCGGCATTTGGCTATGGACGCGGCGGCAAGAAGACAAGCTGGTGGTGCGCCTGCTGCAGAACCTACTGGAGCAAGGCGCTAGTGTCCTCTGTTTGCTACACAAGGGAACAAGCGATCGCATCAAGCAGCAATTACAATCAGTCGTTGAGCCAGTCGCTCTAGATAGGCTTCATTTTCTTGATCCCGCTGGGCGCCTTGGCCGCTTGGATGCGCGCTTTGAACTAGGAACGTCGCGCCACCGGGCTCACGCTGATTTTAACCACGCCCAACAGCTGCTAGCACCGCATGGTATCCAGATCCAGGCCAGTGCCCTGCCAGAGTTTGAATGGGCAGCAGCGCGGCTAATCGAGTGGGAGGCGTGGGCTCCTTTTATTGAGTTTGAGACTGCTCTAGTGCGGTGTCACTGGCTGCCGCTGTGTAGTGCTGTTGCCCATACCGCCTTAGCGCGGCAGAAGAAAGCGGTGACGCTACAGCAGGGAGTCATCGGACATAGCTTAGATGTGCCAATTATCGCTCATCAGTACCTTTGCTTTGGGAGCAGCTCCAAACGAATGTCCAGCGAGATGGATTCGGCTTTTGCTGAAGCAACTGGGCGAAGCCCTGTCTGTGAAGACTATGTGCCTGTAGGATCACTTTTCGACCCCATACTGGACTTATCCGATAATTTCAGTCGGCGGACCGTGTTGGTGTTGGATCAGTCTACGCGCTGGGCCAACCACTTATATGGACTAGAAGAGCAGACAGCGGCCCTAATTGAGCTAGTCACACTGCTGTGTGAGGCAAGTGCGCTACACAAGGTTATCATTCGGCCTCATCCTGCCTCGACGGATAGTCGGCAGTGGCAGCAGCTAGCAGCTCGGTTTCCCAAACGATGTGAAATCTCGCCGACGAACCAGAGCTTAGCCGATGATTTTGGTCGAGCCGCGATCGCCGTCAGCCTTTTCAGTGGCGCATCGGTGACTGCGGCAGCAAGTGGGCTGCCTTCCTTTTTTCTCAAAACGGCTAACGGCTATTACACCAGAGATCTAGCTTGCTGCAATGATCAGTTTCTCGATGTCGAGTCGCTGCGCCGCACCATAGAGCAACTATGCACTGATAAGGAAACCTATCGGTCATGGCAGCGCCGCTGCCGTCAGAACGCAAGCGCCTACTATGATAAAAACCAAGTTTGCCAGTTTGAACCTGAGCTAATGCGAAAAATTCTAGCCAAGGCGGGCTGA
- a CDS encoding glycosyltransferase family 4 protein, translated as MRLGIYSTVDGLPWGASEYLWSQTALVLQQQGHTIGVNYQWFPRTPPRLAEIQERGGSIFWRNQPGPELLRLPRRFTDKVLQFGQRYHDLWLRQFRPDFVLISISYHTDDVSIANACLRYGIPFATLLHCASTYDWITIHHLETYRNAYTRGNRSFFVSEANHTIMELLLAAKIPQAKTVHNPLKVAAAPLPWTEPDPVWQLACVGRIHFRSKGQDLILQVLRREQWRDRPIKIVFWGKDQGNQRQLEDLADWYGVRNKIQLGGYAHSPADIWAQSHGLLLPSRFEGMPMVTAEAMLCGRIAIVTDCGRNSEWVDEGETGFLAAAPTVDDLEATLERAWQHRQDWQAMGRLAAERLQQRYSADPIAEFMTELDKLYPLKP; from the coding sequence ATGAGATTAGGCATCTATTCAACCGTCGATGGTCTACCCTGGGGAGCTTCCGAATATCTCTGGTCACAGACAGCTTTGGTGCTACAGCAGCAGGGTCACACTATTGGTGTCAACTACCAGTGGTTTCCTAGAACCCCACCGCGGCTAGCTGAGATCCAGGAGCGGGGCGGTTCTATATTTTGGCGTAATCAGCCCGGCCCAGAACTGCTCCGGCTGCCTAGGCGATTTACCGACAAGGTGCTGCAGTTTGGGCAGCGCTATCACGATCTGTGGTTGCGGCAGTTCAGGCCAGATTTTGTGCTGATCTCAATTAGCTATCACACAGATGATGTCAGTATCGCCAATGCCTGCTTGCGCTACGGTATTCCGTTTGCTACGTTGCTACACTGTGCTAGCACCTACGATTGGATCACCATTCACCACCTCGAGACCTATCGCAATGCCTACACCCGGGGTAACCGTAGCTTTTTTGTCTCAGAGGCCAATCACACCATCATGGAACTGCTGCTAGCAGCCAAAATTCCACAGGCTAAGACAGTCCACAATCCCCTCAAAGTGGCAGCGGCACCCCTACCTTGGACTGAGCCCGACCCGGTCTGGCAGCTCGCTTGCGTCGGCAGAATTCACTTTCGTTCTAAGGGGCAGGATCTAATCCTACAGGTGCTGCGTCGCGAGCAGTGGCGCGATCGCCCTATCAAAATTGTCTTTTGGGGTAAGGATCAAGGCAATCAACGCCAGCTTGAAGACCTTGCTGACTGGTATGGCGTTCGTAACAAGATCCAGTTGGGGGGGTATGCTCACTCGCCCGCCGATATCTGGGCACAAAGTCACGGTCTGCTTTTGCCGTCGCGTTTTGAAGGCATGCCAATGGTCACAGCTGAGGCGATGCTATGTGGCCGCATCGCGATTGTGACCGACTGTGGTCGCAATTCAGAGTGGGTCGATGAGGGCGAAACCGGATTTTTAGCGGCGGCACCTACGGTAGATGATTTAGAGGCTACGCTAGAGCGAGCTTGGCAGCATCGACAGGACTGGCAGGCTATGGGAAGGCTGGCAGCTGAGCGGCTGCAGCAGCGCTATAGCGCCGATCCTATCGCCGAGTTCATGACTGAGCTAGACAAACTCTATCCCCTAAAGCCATAA
- a CDS encoding cytidylyltransferase domain-containing protein, protein MDNQSSSLNIAAVIPARGNSKGIPRKNVRPIAGLPLVAHSILDCRESQLVDRAFVSTDDLEIKQVAEQYGATVIQRPAAIAGDNASSESALIHALKEIEARYFQPDLIVFLQCTSPVRSGDDIDQAIHQLQTTDADSLLSVSPSHRFLWQAKEGEVVSINYDYRQRQRRQDLAPQYVENGSIYIFKPWVLKTLKNRLGGKISLFCMDEKAAWEIDSLLDWKILELLLTSDN, encoded by the coding sequence GTGGATAATCAATCATCTTCTCTAAACATCGCTGCAGTGATTCCGGCTAGGGGTAATTCTAAAGGAATTCCTCGTAAGAATGTGCGACCTATTGCTGGCTTGCCTCTGGTAGCTCATTCCATTTTGGACTGCCGCGAGTCGCAGCTAGTAGATCGGGCATTTGTCTCAACCGATGACCTTGAGATCAAGCAGGTTGCTGAGCAGTATGGGGCAACGGTCATTCAACGCCCAGCGGCGATCGCAGGCGATAACGCTTCTTCTGAATCTGCTCTTATTCATGCGCTTAAGGAAATCGAAGCCAGGTACTTTCAGCCCGATTTGATTGTATTTTTGCAGTGTACTTCGCCTGTTCGAAGTGGGGACGATATTGATCAGGCCATTCACCAATTGCAAACTACGGACGCAGATTCTCTGCTATCAGTATCGCCATCGCATCGTTTTCTGTGGCAAGCGAAGGAAGGTGAGGTAGTCTCAATTAATTATGACTATCGGCAAAGGCAGCGCCGTCAAGATCTAGCACCTCAGTATGTTGAAAACGGCTCAATTTATATCTTTAAGCCTTGGGTATTGAAAACTTTGAAAAATCGATTAGGAGGCAAAATTTCTCTCTTTTGTATGGATGAAAAGGCAGCTTGGGAGATCGATTCTCTGCTGGATTGGAAAATTTTGGAATTGCTATTGACGAGTGACAATTAG